Within the Bradyrhizobium cosmicum genome, the region CGGCCGCGACTGGCAGGGCGCGCTCGACGCCATCGAACGCGGCCGCCGCAGCGAGGATGCCGACACGCTGGAAAAACTGTTCAAGCTCTACGAGATCCGCATCAGGGATTTCCAGGTCAACCCGCCGGCGGAAGGCTGGACCGGGGCGTATGCGCTGCTGACGAAGTAGGGCTCGGGCGAGGAGCCTCCGCTGGCGCTACAACAATGGTGTCGTCCCCGCGAAGGCGGGGACCCATAACCCCAGGGAGCGGTTATAGCGCGAGCTGGCAACTCCGAATCTTCGCAAACCGCTCCCTGGGGTTATGGATCCCGGGTTCGCGACTACGTCGCGCTCCCGGGACGACAGTGGTGCTTGACGCGGCAGCTCGTCCCCTCACTCCACCCCGATCGTCGTCAGGTCCTGGAACCAGTGCTGGGCCTGCACGAACTGCTTGATCTTCGGCGACAGCGCATGCGGGTTGGTGTCGTGCACGACCCACACCAGCGCGGCGTTGTCGACGATCAGCGCGTGCGCCTGGGCCAGCAATTCGTCCTGCTTGGTGGCATCGAAGGTCTGCTTGGCCTCGTCGATCAGCGCGTCGACCTTCGGGTTCTTGTAGCCGCCCCAGTTGACGCCGACCGGCGCGATCTGTCCGGAATGGAAGAAGCGAACGATGGCGTAGAGCGGGTCCGAGGTGACGTAGGCGATGTTGTTGGCGGTGATGCCGGCGTTCATCTCGTCGGCCGCGCCCTTGCGCCAATGCGTATAGAGCGTCTCGAGCTCGACCACCTTGAAGTCGATGTCGATGCCGATCTCCTTGAAGCTCTGCTGCAGGAATTCGTTCATCGGCAGCGACAGCATCTGGCCGGTGCCGCCCTGCGCGATGATGAAGGTGGTCTTCAGCGGCTTGGCCTTGGAGTAGCCGGCCTCTTCGACCAGCTTCTTGGCGGCGGCGAGATCATACTTGATGTCGAAGGTCGGCTTGCCGAACCACGGGCTCGACGGGTCGACCTGGCCCTTGGCGGGTTTTGCGAGGCCATTCATCAGCCCGACGACCTCATCGCGGTTGATTGCGAGGTTCAGCGCCTTGCGCAGCCGGATATCGGTCCAGGGCGAACCGGGGAGCACGCTGAGATGATAATTCCAGACGTGCGGCGTGACGTTGTCGACCAGCTTCATGCCGGCGGCCTTGAGCTGCGGCACGGCGTCCGGCGCCGGCGTCTCGATCAGGTCCACCTGTCCGGCGAGCAGCGCGTTGGTGCGCGTCAGCGCTTCCGGCATCGGCACCAGCACGAGCTTGTCGACCTTGGGAATGCGCTTCTTGTTCCAGTAGTCCGGGTTCTTCGTCAGCTCGGCGAGCTCGCGC harbors:
- a CDS encoding ABC transporter substrate-binding protein; this encodes MRTRLSTCLAVLALAVSAISARAETVVRYGISMADIPLTTGQPDRGAGAYQFTAYTIYDPLVAWEMDVADRPGKLVPGLATEWKVDDKDKTKWRFTLRQGVKFHDGSDFNADAVIWNLDKVLNDKAPQFDKRQSAQVKTRLPSVASYAKIDDSTVEITTKTVDSFFPYQMLWFLVSSPTQYEKLGKDWDKFASQPSGTGPFKLTKLVPRELAELTKNPDYWNKKRIPKVDKLVLVPMPEALTRTNALLAGQVDLIETPAPDAVPQLKAAGMKLVDNVTPHVWNYHLSVLPGSPWTDIRLRKALNLAINRDEVVGLMNGLAKPAKGQVDPSSPWFGKPTFDIKYDLAAAKKLVEEAGYSKAKPLKTTFIIAQGGTGQMLSLPMNEFLQQSFKEIGIDIDFKVVELETLYTHWRKGAADEMNAGITANNIAYVTSDPLYAIVRFFHSGQIAPVGVNWGGYKNPKVDALIDEAKQTFDATKQDELLAQAHALIVDNAALVWVVHDTNPHALSPKIKQFVQAQHWFQDLTTIGVE